Proteins encoded by one window of Teretinema zuelzerae:
- a CDS encoding (deoxy)nucleoside triphosphate pyrophosphohydrolase, which produces MINVAAAVIENREGRILIARRKPDIRLGGYWEFPGGRIEPGEGASGCIARELREEMDMHIETGGILCETEYDYGQGRVVHLIAVKAILLGGRIRLHDHDDIRWVSLHEISDYLFAPADEAVVNALLEGSEKHRKD; this is translated from the coding sequence ATGATAAACGTAGCCGCGGCAGTGATCGAGAATCGCGAAGGGCGCATCCTCATAGCCCGCCGAAAGCCCGACATCAGGCTCGGCGGGTATTGGGAATTTCCCGGCGGCCGGATAGAGCCGGGTGAAGGCGCGAGCGGCTGCATCGCCCGCGAATTGCGGGAAGAAATGGATATGCATATCGAAACGGGCGGAATCCTGTGCGAAACCGAATACGACTACGGGCAGGGAAGGGTTGTGCATTTGATCGCGGTAAAGGCGATTCTTCTCGGCGGCCGCATTCGGCTTCACGATCACGACGATATACGATGGGTGAGCTTGCACGAAATATCGGACTACCTATTCGCCCCAGCCGACGAGGCTGTCGTGAATGCCTTGTTGGAAGGCTCCGAGAAACATCGAAAGGATTGA
- a CDS encoding acyl-CoA thioesterase: protein MKYVAKKIVQSYELDSYNHVNNAVFLNYLELGRMEFLKAIGFDYPGLYEAGLYLYVTRVDIRYRASARLFDELSIEVEPIKLGKVSGIFRQTITNQRGEVCAEAEVSWGCVDKNGKPSKFPERFMVDGLQPETD, encoded by the coding sequence ATGAAATACGTCGCAAAAAAAATAGTGCAAAGCTACGAGCTGGATTCCTACAACCATGTAAACAACGCTGTTTTCTTGAATTATCTGGAATTGGGACGGATGGAATTCCTGAAGGCGATCGGATTCGACTACCCGGGCCTTTACGAAGCGGGTTTATATTTATACGTCACCCGGGTCGATATCCGATACCGAGCCTCCGCTCGCCTGTTCGACGAATTATCGATAGAGGTCGAACCGATTAAACTGGGAAAGGTTTCCGGAATTTTCCGGCAGACGATCACGAATCAGAGAGGAGAAGTCTGCGCTGAAGCCGAAGTGTCTTGGGGCTGCGTGGACAAGAACGGGAAGCCTTCGAAGTTTCCCGAACGCTTCATGGTAGACGGCCTTCAACCGGAAACCGACTAA
- a CDS encoding DUF1622 domain-containing protein gives MHIFDNAMYFLEIISVIISIISVCVVIYGTAIAFGHFLVNELNRARGLYTIHKLRVLRADLGTYLLLGLELLIASDVLKTIVEPGLNELMILGGIVILRTVLSFFLDREIRLLEQEARQFPKMPH, from the coding sequence ATGCACATATTCGATAACGCGATGTATTTTCTGGAAATCATTTCCGTGATAATCAGCATCATCAGCGTATGCGTGGTAATTTACGGGACTGCTATCGCCTTCGGCCACTTTCTCGTGAATGAACTCAACCGCGCGCGGGGTCTGTACACCATACACAAGCTTCGGGTTCTTCGCGCCGATCTGGGCACCTATCTGCTCCTCGGACTCGAACTTTTGATCGCCTCCGACGTGCTCAAGACGATAGTCGAGCCGGGACTCAACGAGCTGATGATACTCGGCGGCATCGTCATTTTGCGAACCGTGCTTTCCTTCTTTCTCGACAGGGAAATCAGGCTGCTCGAGCAGGAAGCCCGGCAGTTTCCCAAAATGCCCCACTGA
- a CDS encoding PHP domain-containing protein, producing MVHSSFHTHTRLCKHASGEPADYIREAVAGGASFLGISDHCPYPDDSVWPGSRMAVSSVPEYLGLLEKAKAASPIPVRWGFECEWHPAFGSWYRDVLKGEYGAEYLVYGSHWVPDGGEFYYIPDVTDEPLLKRYVALTLEALSTGLYDCFAHPDLFLAGFTRMTSEVKAACRDIIDAAIAAKIPMEVNGLGLLRPQIQGDNGMRSPYPVREFWEMAADAGAVIICNSDAHQPEEAIEGARRAERFALDIGITPVEASTALGFA from the coding sequence GTGGTACATTCATCTTTTCATACTCATACGCGATTATGCAAACACGCTTCCGGCGAACCTGCGGATTACATCCGTGAGGCTGTCGCCGGAGGAGCTTCCTTTCTCGGCATTTCCGATCATTGCCCCTATCCCGACGATTCCGTCTGGCCGGGGAGCCGGATGGCCGTTTCATCGGTTCCCGAATATCTCGGCCTTCTCGAGAAGGCGAAAGCCGCATCTCCGATCCCCGTTCGCTGGGGGTTCGAATGCGAATGGCATCCGGCCTTCGGTTCCTGGTATCGGGATGTGCTGAAAGGGGAGTACGGCGCCGAGTATCTGGTGTACGGGTCTCATTGGGTTCCCGACGGAGGCGAGTTTTATTATATTCCCGACGTTACCGACGAGCCTCTGTTAAAACGCTATGTCGCGCTGACCCTGGAGGCCCTGTCTACGGGCCTCTACGATTGCTTCGCCCATCCCGATTTGTTTTTGGCGGGGTTTACCCGCATGACGTCCGAGGTGAAGGCGGCATGCCGCGATATTATCGACGCCGCGATAGCCGCAAAAATTCCGATGGAAGTGAACGGTCTCGGCCTGCTGCGGCCTCAGATTCAGGGGGACAACGGCATGCGGTCTCCCTATCCGGTGCGGGAGTTCTGGGAAATGGCGGCTGACGCCGGCGCGGTTATCATATGCAATTCCGACGCCCACCAGCCGGAAGAGGCGATCGAAGGCGCGCGGCGAGCCGAGCGGTTCGCCCTCGATATCGGCATTACGCCGGTCGAAGCATCGACAGCTCTCGGCTTTGCCTGA
- a CDS encoding methionine ABC transporter ATP-binding protein, with amino-acid sequence MIQLRNVSRRYGERTAVNAVDLDIPGNTIYGIIGKSGAGKSTLIRLISLLEKPDSGEIRFGEDRVDNLTGDALIGQRRKIGMIFQNFNLFGSRTAGGNIAYPLEISGKPRKETERRVQELLELVGLEGRGNAPVSTLSGGQKQRVAIARALAVEPDILFCDEATSALDPQTTRSILELLKNLQKNMNLSIVMITHQMEVVRDACRSVAVLDEGKIAETGLVADIFSRPQAAVTREFLTHLNPLESIAESSCPDLVRWSHEGGAYILRFRGAVTGEPVLSRLARKFDIDVNIRAGGVQDVSGIAVGTMIADLAGKPDEVAQARAWLESQGVSVEENKE; translated from the coding sequence ATGATTCAACTCCGCAATGTTTCGAGACGGTACGGAGAGCGAACGGCTGTGAACGCAGTCGATCTCGACATTCCCGGAAACACCATATACGGCATAATCGGGAAAAGCGGCGCGGGAAAGTCCACGCTGATACGGCTCATCAGCCTGCTGGAAAAGCCGGACTCGGGCGAAATCCGTTTCGGCGAAGACAGGGTCGACAATCTGACAGGAGACGCCCTCATCGGGCAACGCCGGAAAATCGGCATGATCTTCCAGAATTTCAACCTTTTCGGATCCCGCACAGCCGGCGGAAACATAGCCTATCCCCTGGAAATCTCGGGAAAGCCCCGCAAGGAAACAGAACGCCGCGTGCAGGAGCTCCTTGAACTGGTCGGACTGGAAGGCAGGGGGAACGCTCCCGTCAGCACCCTCTCCGGAGGACAGAAGCAGAGGGTCGCCATCGCCCGAGCCCTCGCGGTCGAACCGGACATTCTGTTCTGCGACGAAGCGACGAGCGCCCTCGATCCCCAGACGACGCGGTCGATCCTCGAATTATTAAAGAATCTCCAGAAAAACATGAATCTCAGCATCGTCATGATAACCCATCAGATGGAGGTAGTGAGGGACGCCTGCCGGTCCGTGGCCGTTCTGGACGAAGGCAAAATCGCGGAAACGGGTCTCGTCGCGGATATTTTCTCGCGTCCGCAAGCGGCCGTTACCCGCGAATTCCTGACTCACCTCAACCCGCTGGAAAGCATCGCCGAATCGTCCTGCCCGGATCTGGTGCGCTGGTCGCATGAGGGAGGCGCGTACATCCTCCGGTTCAGAGGCGCCGTAACCGGAGAGCCGGTATTAAGCCGGCTCGCAAGAAAGTTCGATATCGATGTCAACATCAGAGCCGGCGGCGTTCAGGACGTATCGGGAATCGCAGTCGGAACGATGATTGCCGATCTCGCGGGGAAACCCGACGAAGTCGCTCAAGCCAGGGCCTGGCTCGAAAGCCAGGGCGTTTCCGTAGAGGAGAACAAAGAATGA
- a CDS encoding methionine ABC transporter permease yields MTPIDAFIQLVGTATVQTLAMVGLSTFFSLLLGFPLGILLCITDPAGIAPRPLLNQILSRVVNVLRSFPFIILMILLFPLSRVLIGTSIGTTATIVPLSIAAAPFVARIIESAIKEVDPGVVQAARAMGSTNAQIVFKVLIPEALPSLASGVTLTVINLIGYSAMAGAIGGGGLGDLAIRYGYQRFRGDIMIASVVIILILVELIQLAGNKIRDILIARR; encoded by the coding sequence ATGACGCCGATAGACGCTTTTATCCAGCTGGTGGGAACCGCGACGGTTCAAACCCTCGCAATGGTCGGATTATCGACCTTCTTCTCGCTTCTTCTCGGTTTTCCGCTGGGGATACTCCTGTGCATAACAGATCCGGCGGGCATCGCTCCGCGCCCCCTGCTCAATCAGATTCTCAGCAGAGTGGTGAACGTGCTGCGGTCGTTTCCCTTCATCATTCTCATGATCCTTCTTTTTCCGCTTTCCCGTGTACTCATCGGGACGAGCATCGGTACGACGGCGACGATCGTCCCGCTTTCAATAGCCGCGGCGCCCTTCGTCGCGAGAATAATCGAATCTGCGATAAAGGAGGTGGATCCGGGGGTCGTTCAGGCCGCCCGTGCCATGGGAAGCACGAACGCCCAGATCGTTTTCAAGGTGCTGATTCCCGAAGCCCTTCCCTCCCTGGCATCGGGAGTCACGCTCACCGTGATCAACCTCATCGGCTATTCCGCGATGGCAGGAGCCATAGGCGGAGGCGGTCTCGGAGATCTCGCGATCCGCTACGGCTACCAACGATTTCGGGGCGACATCATGATCGCCTCCGTCGTCATCATACTCATTCTGGTCGAGCTCATTCAGCTCGCCGGAAACAAAATAAGAGACATCCTCATCGCTCGTCGATGA
- a CDS encoding MetQ/NlpA family ABC transporter substrate-binding protein, whose translation MNKKTLLLACAASAAILAGCAKKDPAVLTVGATPEPHANILALIADDLAKEGITLKIVEFNDYVTPNEAVESGQIDANFFQHVPYMNTFNKDRGYHLASVAGTHVEPLALYSGKYDSLTAIPDGAVIAVPNDPTNEGRALLLLQSAGLLKLDANAGLEATPQNIVENPRNFKFREIEAASLPRILADVDAAVINGNYAIPAGLSTAKDGLLVEGADSPYVNIVTVKAGNEADPKIQALVKAVLSDEVREWIKTTYPDGDVVPVF comes from the coding sequence ATGAACAAGAAAACGCTTCTGCTCGCATGCGCCGCTTCCGCCGCGATTCTTGCCGGCTGCGCGAAAAAAGACCCGGCCGTACTGACGGTCGGAGCCACGCCGGAACCCCATGCGAACATACTCGCCCTGATCGCGGACGACCTCGCGAAAGAGGGCATCACCCTAAAAATCGTAGAATTCAACGACTACGTCACCCCGAACGAAGCGGTTGAGTCCGGACAGATCGACGCCAACTTCTTCCAGCACGTCCCGTACATGAACACCTTCAACAAGGACAGAGGCTACCACCTGGCAAGCGTCGCCGGAACCCATGTCGAGCCGCTGGCCCTCTACTCCGGAAAATACGACTCCCTTACCGCGATTCCCGACGGCGCCGTCATAGCCGTTCCCAACGATCCGACGAACGAAGGAAGAGCCCTGCTGCTCCTGCAATCCGCAGGACTGTTGAAGCTCGACGCGAACGCCGGCCTCGAAGCTACGCCGCAAAACATAGTCGAAAATCCCCGCAACTTCAAATTCCGCGAGATCGAAGCGGCTTCGCTTCCCCGAATCCTCGCCGATGTGGATGCCGCGGTCATCAACGGCAATTACGCGATCCCCGCCGGCCTTTCAACAGCAAAGGACGGACTGCTGGTCGAAGGCGCGGACTCTCCCTATGTAAACATCGTTACGGTAAAGGCAGGCAACGAGGCGGACCCCAAGATACAGGCCCTGGTCAAAGCCGTGCTGAGCGACGAGGTGCGCGAATGGATCAAAACCACCTATCCGGACGGAGACGTGGTTCCGGTTTTCTGA
- a CDS encoding substrate-binding periplasmic protein: MKVRKPGLLVLTCLYFLSLPVAAESYRFVYASYPPANYKTPDGKSSGFFCDILRELIEKRLGSVLVMETYPWARCQVMVRDGSADIMATIPTPERLEYSVQTSRPFWVKEYLVWTWAGHPRAKEMDSIRSVNDILRDGLTVISYIGNDWSRITLEDMGVPVINAVSVEGMYQMLSVKRADILIEDPFLVYDSVSRKEVLDRIEATEGILGRSSFHFLVSKKSPLASRIAELDQALSDMLADGTIDRILGEYSGVR, translated from the coding sequence ATGAAAGTGCGGAAACCCGGATTGCTTGTTCTAACCTGTTTGTATTTTCTTTCCTTGCCTGTCGCAGCCGAGTCGTACCGATTCGTGTATGCGTCCTATCCTCCAGCGAACTATAAAACCCCGGATGGAAAATCTTCCGGTTTTTTTTGCGATATACTTCGCGAATTGATCGAAAAGCGCCTGGGTTCCGTACTGGTCATGGAAACCTATCCCTGGGCCCGCTGCCAAGTGATGGTGAGAGATGGTTCGGCCGACATCATGGCGACGATCCCCACTCCGGAGCGGCTGGAGTATTCCGTACAGACTTCCCGGCCGTTTTGGGTGAAGGAGTACCTTGTCTGGACATGGGCCGGACATCCCCGCGCGAAAGAAATGGATTCAATTAGAAGCGTCAATGATATACTCAGGGATGGACTGACCGTAATATCCTACATCGGGAACGATTGGTCGCGGATTACTCTCGAAGATATGGGCGTGCCGGTTATCAATGCCGTTTCAGTCGAAGGCATGTATCAAATGCTGTCGGTTAAGCGGGCGGACATACTGATCGAGGATCCGTTTCTCGTTTACGATTCGGTTTCTCGCAAGGAAGTGCTTGATAGGATTGAAGCCACTGAAGGGATTTTAGGAAGAAGCTCTTTTCATTTCCTGGTAAGCAAAAAATCTCCGCTCGCATCAAGAATTGCCGAACTTGACCAGGCTCTCTCAGATATGCTCGCAGACGGTACTATAGACCGGATCCTCGGCGAGTATTCCGGCGTACGATAA
- a CDS encoding DUF5312 family protein, protein MAADTENFFQKIVNIFLSTRDPEVEKKRQLKLIAKELSKSRYKWYRPNSEEALPGMGKFFWEVYKVVGSAQVILANANSSTVLKNVLVEMSFSDKQTSLRDRLTEEAIKERSKTSSPKELSTQIRDELSAFMSEFSADTVKKIDALYSQLEMLVNFVSFDYLFLLKKFDSSLPERNFSYTPKFETIRGEYVLEDLKDFALVAYTLPLEADWARIFAIVKAYREVEPVAIGQWNKLVNILSDIKKTGVMEQIICHLSHDPSYHVTTEPVADRIVDTYITKIKTQTEMTLQQIQQETKMNKVGELLRQVFGTESVLRLKNYADKANPAFEKKMLGGYLHVDALNYLKAFLIDYFKRDIRALTDLFLVRGKWSLPGLSTAYSGSFHELLELSDKITAFDDSLAEDEDLGAKLKTMLSRADRDKEVVKQLRTQLKDVNDLALKYLTTGTQHLISIARSLKAIVEDYEKSPHEMITNWKELELNSDRPIKEWVVEVYKQIYAFVMLMQLFLKDD, encoded by the coding sequence ATGGCAGCAGATACCGAGAACTTTTTTCAGAAGATTGTGAATATCTTCCTGTCAACCCGGGATCCTGAGGTTGAAAAAAAACGCCAGCTAAAACTCATAGCGAAAGAACTGTCTAAAAGCAGGTATAAATGGTATCGGCCGAATTCTGAAGAAGCGTTGCCCGGGATGGGAAAGTTTTTTTGGGAAGTGTATAAGGTCGTCGGTTCCGCCCAGGTTATACTGGCGAACGCCAATTCGTCGACTGTGCTGAAAAACGTATTGGTGGAAATGTCGTTTTCCGACAAGCAGACTTCCTTGCGGGACAGGCTTACCGAAGAAGCGATAAAGGAACGGAGCAAAACCTCTTCGCCCAAGGAATTGTCTACGCAGATTCGCGACGAGCTTTCGGCCTTCATGTCCGAGTTCAGCGCCGATACGGTGAAAAAGATCGACGCCCTGTATTCCCAGCTCGAAATGCTCGTTAATTTCGTCTCGTTCGATTATTTATTTCTATTGAAGAAATTCGATTCATCCCTCCCCGAGCGCAATTTTTCATATACGCCGAAATTTGAAACCATTAGGGGAGAATACGTCCTGGAGGATCTCAAGGATTTCGCACTTGTCGCCTATACGCTGCCGCTTGAGGCCGATTGGGCCCGTATTTTCGCGATCGTGAAGGCCTATCGGGAAGTTGAGCCTGTCGCGATCGGACAATGGAACAAGCTCGTCAACATCTTGTCCGATATAAAGAAAACCGGAGTGATGGAACAGATAATCTGCCATCTTTCCCACGACCCCTCCTATCATGTGACGACCGAGCCGGTTGCCGACAGAATCGTAGATACGTACATAACGAAGATTAAAACGCAAACCGAAATGACTCTTCAGCAGATTCAGCAGGAAACGAAGATGAACAAGGTGGGCGAATTGCTGAGGCAGGTCTTCGGAACCGAATCAGTCCTGCGGTTGAAGAATTACGCCGACAAGGCGAATCCCGCCTTCGAAAAGAAAATGCTCGGCGGATATCTCCATGTCGATGCCCTGAATTATCTCAAAGCGTTTCTTATCGATTACTTTAAGCGAGACATCCGCGCTCTTACCGATCTCTTTCTCGTGCGCGGAAAGTGGTCTCTGCCCGGCCTTTCGACCGCGTATTCGGGGAGCTTTCACGAGCTTCTGGAATTGTCGGATAAAATCACCGCGTTCGACGACTCTCTGGCCGAGGACGAGGATCTCGGCGCAAAGCTGAAAACCATGCTCTCCCGCGCAGACCGCGACAAGGAAGTGGTGAAGCAGCTGAGGACTCAGCTGAAGGACGTCAACGATCTTGCCCTCAAGTATCTGACCACGGGCACCCAGCATTTGATTTCGATCGCGCGCAGCCTCAAGGCGATCGTAGAGGATTACGAAAAAAGCCCGCACGAGATGATTACGAACTGGAAAGAGCTTGAGCTTAATTCCGATCGGCCCATCAAGGAATGGGTGGTTGAAGTCTACAAACAGATATACGCATTTGTGATGCTCATGCAGCTTTTCCTGAAAGACGACTGA
- a CDS encoding redox-sensing transcriptional repressor Rex — protein sequence MPIPRPTAERLSQLARLLDQHSHAAAISSSEIEHKTGWPSHTIRKDISFLELDADISTTAGYNPVALAKAIRKTLNLAETDSKCCIVGLGRLGSAFLEYSGFAGSPFSLCAGFDSNVNRVEILKADFPLYPSFKMKEIIPRFGIKFAILCVPPQQAQATADKLIECGITGIVNFTPSLLSVPSGIEVENVSIIDALGALAARLAAENAHKE from the coding sequence ATGCCGATCCCCAGACCGACAGCAGAACGGCTTTCACAGCTCGCCCGTCTTTTGGACCAGCATAGCCATGCGGCTGCGATCTCATCCTCCGAGATCGAACATAAAACCGGATGGCCGAGCCATACCATCAGAAAAGACATATCCTTCCTCGAGCTTGATGCCGATATTTCCACGACGGCCGGCTACAACCCGGTCGCCCTTGCCAAAGCGATTCGAAAAACGCTCAACCTCGCCGAAACAGACTCGAAATGCTGCATCGTCGGACTCGGACGCCTCGGTTCTGCATTTCTCGAATATTCCGGTTTCGCAGGCAGCCCGTTTTCCCTGTGCGCCGGATTCGATTCGAACGTTAACCGGGTGGAAATTCTCAAGGCAGACTTTCCCCTCTATCCATCCTTCAAAATGAAGGAAATCATTCCTCGCTTCGGAATAAAATTCGCGATTCTCTGCGTGCCTCCCCAGCAGGCCCAGGCAACCGCCGACAAACTCATCGAATGCGGAATAACCGGAATCGTCAACTTCACCCCGTCTCTGCTCTCGGTTCCCTCGGGAATCGAGGTTGAAAATGTTTCAATTATCGACGCGCTCGGAGCCCTAGCCGCCCGTTTAGCCGCCGAAAACGCACATAAGGAGTAA
- the serC gene encoding 3-phosphoserine/phosphohydroxythreonine transaminase, protein MNRVYNFSAGPSMLPQAVLERAAAEMLDCNGTGQSVMEMSHRSKAFEPIIANTEALLRELMQIPANYKVLFLQGGASLQFAMIPLNLKKKGKAAYIDTGVWSGKAIKEAKKWLAVDTVASSKDKNYTYVPKVQKVEGEYDFVHVTSNNTIFGTKMNQFPETGGIPLVCDASSNILSEPMDVSKFGIIYAGAQKNLAPAGVTVVIIREDLIRGPEHKDGDLPADVPTMLRFDTHAAEGSMYNTPPCYSIYMMGLVLDHIKKTGGLAAVTAANKEKAAVLYDFLDQSAFFRATTAKEDRSIMNIPFVTSITEAEKADAMNKKFVSEAAKAGLVNLAGHRLVGGMRASIYNAMPLDGVKALVAFMKKFEAENA, encoded by the coding sequence ATGAATCGTGTCTACAATTTTTCTGCAGGACCTTCAATGCTTCCCCAGGCCGTTCTCGAGCGAGCCGCAGCGGAAATGCTCGACTGCAACGGAACAGGGCAGTCGGTTATGGAAATGAGCCATCGCTCGAAGGCTTTCGAGCCGATAATCGCTAACACCGAAGCCCTGCTCCGGGAGCTGATGCAGATTCCGGCGAACTACAAGGTTCTCTTTCTCCAGGGCGGTGCAAGCCTCCAGTTCGCGATGATTCCGCTGAACCTCAAAAAGAAGGGAAAAGCAGCCTACATCGACACCGGAGTATGGTCGGGCAAGGCTATCAAGGAAGCGAAAAAATGGCTCGCCGTAGACACTGTCGCTTCGTCGAAAGATAAAAACTACACCTATGTTCCGAAGGTACAGAAGGTCGAAGGCGAATACGATTTCGTACACGTCACCTCGAACAACACCATCTTCGGCACCAAGATGAACCAGTTTCCTGAAACCGGCGGCATTCCGCTCGTCTGCGACGCTTCGTCCAACATTCTGTCAGAACCGATGGACGTATCGAAGTTCGGAATCATCTACGCGGGAGCTCAAAAAAACCTCGCTCCGGCAGGAGTCACCGTTGTGATTATACGGGAAGACCTCATCCGGGGACCCGAACACAAGGACGGAGACCTTCCCGCGGACGTGCCGACCATGCTCCGCTTCGACACCCATGCGGCCGAAGGCTCGATGTACAACACCCCGCCGTGCTATTCGATTTATATGATGGGACTCGTCCTCGACCACATCAAGAAAACAGGCGGCCTCGCGGCGGTAACCGCGGCGAACAAGGAAAAAGCCGCTGTTCTCTACGATTTCCTCGATCAAAGCGCATTCTTCCGGGCTACTACCGCCAAGGAAGACCGGTCCATCATGAATATCCCCTTCGTCACCTCGATAACAGAAGCCGAAAAGGCCGACGCGATGAACAAAAAGTTCGTTTCAGAAGCGGCTAAGGCCGGCTTGGTCAATCTGGCAGGACACCGCCTTGTCGGCGGAATGCGCGCATCCATCTACAACGCCATGCCCCTCGACGGAGTGAAGGCCCTGGTCGCGTTCATGAAAAAATTCGAAGCCGAAAACGCATAA
- a CDS encoding phosphoglycerate dehydrogenase, translated as MYKIQTLNKISPDGLALFPRDSYEIASEILNPEAILVRSAEMHELELPKSVKAIARAGAGVNNIPVAKCTEQGIVVFNTPGANANAVKELVIGALIFSSRPVHKAASWAKGLAGKGDEIPELAEKGKSQFVGPEIKGKTLGIIGLGAIGAMVANDAVALGMNVIGFDPFISVDAAWSLSRAVHKAESLDALLAKSDYISIHVPQTNDTKGFINADKLRIMKKGVRILNFARGGLVNNADMIQAVKDGKVACHVTDFADEAMLDCEGVVCLPHLGASTPEAEENCAYMAVNQLIDFLENGNIVNSVNFPKCKIDGCIPEKGARLCIANKNVPNMIGQITSILAGAKLNIASMTNQNRADVAYNLIDVEDRVSENVLANLRDIDGVIGVRMIPGGNACPVPVEEE; from the coding sequence ATGTACAAGATTCAAACCCTCAATAAAATTTCTCCGGACGGACTCGCGCTTTTCCCCCGGGATTCGTATGAAATCGCGAGCGAAATACTTAATCCCGAAGCAATCCTGGTCCGCTCAGCGGAGATGCACGAGCTTGAGCTGCCGAAAAGCGTAAAAGCCATCGCCCGCGCCGGCGCCGGAGTCAACAATATCCCCGTAGCGAAGTGCACGGAACAAGGCATCGTAGTGTTCAACACCCCGGGCGCAAACGCGAACGCGGTCAAGGAGCTCGTGATCGGAGCCCTCATCTTCTCAAGCCGGCCGGTTCACAAGGCCGCGTCCTGGGCGAAAGGACTCGCGGGCAAGGGAGACGAAATTCCGGAATTAGCGGAGAAAGGAAAAAGCCAGTTCGTTGGACCGGAGATCAAGGGGAAAACGCTCGGAATCATCGGACTCGGAGCCATCGGAGCCATGGTCGCCAACGACGCGGTCGCTCTGGGCATGAACGTCATAGGATTCGATCCCTTCATCTCCGTAGACGCGGCATGGTCCCTCTCGCGGGCGGTGCATAAGGCGGAAAGCCTGGACGCCCTCCTCGCCAAGTCCGACTATATCTCCATCCACGTGCCGCAAACCAACGACACCAAGGGATTCATCAACGCCGACAAGCTCAGAATCATGAAAAAAGGGGTGCGCATCCTCAATTTCGCCCGCGGCGGCCTCGTGAACAACGCAGACATGATCCAGGCAGTTAAAGACGGCAAGGTAGCCTGCCATGTCACCGATTTCGCGGATGAAGCGATGCTCGACTGCGAAGGCGTTGTCTGCCTCCCGCACCTGGGAGCCTCGACCCCGGAAGCCGAGGAAAACTGCGCGTACATGGCAGTGAATCAGCTCATCGACTTCCTGGAAAACGGAAACATCGTCAACTCCGTCAATTTCCCGAAATGCAAGATCGACGGCTGCATTCCCGAAAAAGGCGCCAGATTATGCATCGCGAACAAGAATGTTCCCAACATGATCGGCCAGATTACCAGCATTCTGGCGGGAGCAAAGCTCAATATCGCCTCCATGACGAATCAGAACAGGGCCGACGTGGCGTACAACCTGATCGACGTGGAAGACCGCGTGAGCGAGAACGTTTTGGCCAATCTGAGGGACATCGACGGAGTGATCGGAGTCCGCATGATACCCGGCGGAAACGCCTGTCCTGTTCCGGTTGAAGAAGAGTAA
- a CDS encoding transglycosylase SLT domain-containing protein, translated as MTQKNATTSHFPGKIFLAMFIFGLLVLSGRFLFSRFFSLATTFQEIANEPDLASVAGPEFFHQSAINTGREEELGLPLYQSEISRADVLWFYSHITKNEEMARIILENASKNSIDPPLAFALAWEESRYTPRAVNKNAASIDRGLFQLNNKAFPKLTEKDFFNAATNAKFGLSHLRYCIDLSGNEVAALAMYNAGTTKVRNDNTPKRTLDYISRIMAYKEGLEKTFAREVAGRYSVDKKGNVRLKSGN; from the coding sequence ATGACGCAAAAGAACGCAACAACATCGCATTTTCCCGGAAAAATCTTTCTTGCGATGTTTATATTCGGACTTCTCGTTCTCTCAGGAAGATTCCTGTTTTCCCGTTTTTTCTCTCTTGCGACGACTTTTCAGGAAATCGCGAACGAACCGGACCTCGCATCCGTGGCGGGACCTGAGTTTTTTCATCAATCGGCGATAAACACCGGTCGAGAAGAAGAACTCGGCCTTCCCCTCTATCAATCGGAAATCTCGAGAGCGGACGTTCTGTGGTTTTATTCTCATATCACGAAAAACGAAGAGATGGCGAGGATTATTCTCGAGAACGCAAGCAAAAACAGCATCGACCCGCCGCTCGCATTCGCCCTGGCCTGGGAGGAAAGCCGCTACACTCCCAGGGCAGTGAACAAAAACGCTGCTTCCATAGACCGGGGTCTGTTTCAGCTGAACAACAAGGCCTTTCCGAAGTTGACGGAAAAAGACTTTTTCAACGCGGCGACTAATGCGAAATTCGGACTTTCGCACCTCCGCTACTGCATCGATCTTTCGGGAAACGAAGTAGCGGCCCTCGCGATGTATAACGCCGGAACGACGAAAGTCAGGAACGACAACACGCCGAAACGCACGCTGGACTACATTTCCCGGATCATGGCTTACAAGGAAGGCCTCGAAAAGACCTTCGCCCGCGAAGTTGCCGGCCGCTATTCAGTGGACAAAAAAGGCAACGTGCGCCTTAAATCCGGCAACTGA